A portion of the Patescibacteria group bacterium genome contains these proteins:
- the secG gene encoding preprotein translocase subunit SecG codes for MQTLLPIAQIIVAILLIVFILLQQRGTALGSAFGGEGGSFYATRRGIQKKIFWATIICGVLFIVFALSNLIL; via the coding sequence ATGCAAACACTCTTACCAATCGCTCAAATCATTGTTGCTATACTCTTAATTGTCTTCATCCTCCTTCAGCAAAGAGGGACTGCTTTGGGGTCTGCTTTTGGAGGCGAAGGAGGTAGTTTTTACGCCACTCGACGAGGTATTCAAAAGAAAATCTTTTGGGCAACTATAATCTGCGGAGTTTTATTTATTGTTTTTGCCTTGTCAAATCTCATTCTCTAA
- a CDS encoding AsnC family transcriptional regulator has product MQKNTLLSLKPIKKFIKGVGKDVIKYFGKDKGCIIGLEDDGVFYGEGLYEWLSQKKKNVTFTTMDDYGKGLEQEKVKGRKVLLVDNDIVTGKAYRIVMKFMREKKERLEIKDIKFAVLCDRMKVADFSVEDYPAPTSWSLRALDEIDLEVIRSLSEDGRKSFVDIAKKTGLTPVGVKNRVEKLIKHDILKIRALLNIEKFYSVSANIGIEAPPDIISKLIRKFENCPLVYNLVRVSSGQHNLIIGILAPNLKRINDFAKKQIRSEPKIRDIHVNFGEIPLIPKGHLPPNLSDISKKCLCEEKCNECEHFL; this is encoded by the coding sequence ATGCAGAAAAATACTCTTTTAAGCCTTAAACCAATAAAGAAATTTATTAAAGGAGTTGGTAAAGATGTAATAAAGTATTTTGGTAAAGACAAAGGATGCATAATTGGTTTGGAAGATGACGGTGTTTTTTATGGAGAAGGCCTTTATGAATGGTTATCTCAGAAAAAGAAAAATGTCACTTTTACTACAATGGATGATTATGGAAAAGGATTGGAACAAGAGAAAGTCAAAGGAAGAAAAGTTTTATTAGTTGACAATGATATCGTTACTGGCAAGGCCTATAGAATAGTCATGAAGTTTATGAGAGAGAAAAAAGAGAGATTAGAGATAAAGGATATAAAGTTTGCTGTTTTGTGTGACAGAATGAAGGTGGCTGATTTTTCAGTTGAAGATTATCCCGCCCCAACCTCTTGGAGTTTAAGGGCTTTAGATGAAATTGATCTTGAAGTAATTAGGTCATTATCTGAGGATGGAAGAAAAAGCTTTGTGGATATTGCCAAGAAAACAGGATTAACTCCAGTTGGCGTTAAAAATAGGGTTGAGAAGTTAATTAAGCATGATATTTTGAAAATCCGAGCATTATTAAATATTGAAAAATTTTATTCTGTCTCAGCCAATATAGGTATTGAAGCACCCCCTGATATTATTTCTAAATTAATAAGAAAATTTGAAAATTGTCCTTTGGTATATAATTTAGTTAGAGTTTCCTCTGGTCAGCATAATCTAATCATAGGAATTTTAGCTCCTAATCTTAAAAGGATAAATGATTTTGCTAAGAAACAAATAAGGTCTGAGCCGAAGATAAGAGATATTCATGTTAACTTTGGGGAAATACCATTAATACCTAAAGGACATTTACCACCTAATCTTTCTGATATATCTAAAAAATGTCTTTGTGAAGAAAAATGCAATGAGTGCGAGCATTTTCTATAG
- a CDS encoding co-chaperone GroES produces MNIKPLSDHILIEPIKEEEKTKAGILLPETAEKERPEQGRVIAVGPGRKTASGKVIPLEVKPGDKVLFTKYGPNEIKVADKEYLIAKQEDILAIIE; encoded by the coding sequence ATGAATATTAAACCATTATCCGATCATATATTAATTGAACCAATTAAAGAGGAAGAGAAAACAAAAGCTGGGATTTTGCTTCCAGAGACAGCTGAGAAAGAAAGGCCTGAGCAAGGTCGGGTAATTGCTGTTGGTCCAGGTCGGAAAACAGCTTCTGGGAAAGTTATTCCTTTGGAAGTAAAACCAGGAGATAAAGTTTTATTTACTAAATATGGTCCAAATGAAATAAAGGTTGCGGATAAAGAATATTTAATCGCAAAACAAGAAGATATATTAGCAATTATTGAATAA
- a CDS encoding peptidoglycan-binding protein: protein MRKKRKFLFIEKWPAKSQWRQFFKVLTKKEKIAFFAFFLLALGSFTFLLINLYFKNTEIAPARGGTHTEGVIGQPRFINPVYANSDVDRDLVQLIFSGLMKYDENLQIVPDLAKGYPEIEEDGKVYKFYLKENLFWQDKTPLTADDIIFTVKTIQNPDFKSPLQANWVGVEIEKINDLGVKFTLRKPYSAFLENCTLKILPKHIWENVSPENFAFESSNLKPIGSGLYKLKKIKQNSNWIKSLTLVANSLHSGKKPYISKIKFVFFDNEEELIKTAEQGKIKGLSLSSLANIGGNWRTYLLSLPRYFAVFFNQEKSKVLAEKEVRLALNYGVNKKEIGQKIVQSPILPEIYGLDAPSEIYEFDIEKAKNILEEAGFKDENQDGLREKIIIKKPAFEFKSRLTKGSKGKEVTELQKCLAKFPDIYPEGEITGYFGEKTKQAVIRFQEKYYEDVLKPWGYTKGTGTVGKSTRAKLNEICFQEPEEILLLKFSLVTVEQLQMIRVAEILKEQWKILGAEVEIQTFPLFQLEQDFIKPRNYESLLFGEVLGAVPDPFPFWHSSQKKDPGLNLALYENSKADKLLEENRKSPIPETRAEKLSLFQDILIEDVPVVFLYSPDYIYLVSKEIKGIIVEKIVDPSKRFSGIEKWYIKTKRVWKWI, encoded by the coding sequence ATGAGAAAAAAGAGGAAATTTTTATTTATAGAAAAATGGCCCGCCAAATCTCAGTGGAGGCAATTTTTTAAAGTTCTAACGAAAAAAGAAAAAATCGCTTTTTTTGCTTTTTTTCTTTTAGCCCTCGGTTCTTTCACTTTTCTTTTAATTAATCTTTATTTTAAAAATACTGAAATCGCGCCGGCCCGAGGAGGAACTCACACTGAAGGAGTAATTGGCCAACCGAGATTTATCAATCCCGTCTACGCTAATTCTGATGTTGACCGGGACTTAGTCCAGCTTATCTTTTCTGGTTTAATGAAATACGATGAAAACTTACAAATAGTTCCTGACTTAGCCAAAGGATATCCTGAAATTGAAGAAGATGGGAAAGTTTATAAATTTTATCTAAAAGAAAATCTTTTCTGGCAAGACAAAACCCCACTTACTGCTGACGACATAATTTTTACTGTCAAAACAATCCAAAACCCGGATTTCAAAAGTCCTCTCCAGGCAAACTGGGTGGGGGTAGAAATAGAAAAAATTAATGATTTGGGAGTTAAATTTACATTAAGAAAGCCCTACAGTGCTTTTCTGGAAAACTGCACCTTAAAGATTTTGCCAAAGCATATTTGGGAGAATGTCTCTCCAGAGAACTTTGCTTTTGAATCCTCTAACTTAAAACCAATAGGATCAGGTCTTTACAAATTAAAAAAGATAAAACAAAATTCTAACTGGATAAAATCTTTAACCTTGGTCGCTAACTCTCTTCATTCCGGGAAAAAACCCTACATTTCTAAAATCAAATTTGTATTTTTTGATAATGAAGAAGAACTAATTAAAACAGCTGAGCAAGGGAAAATTAAAGGGCTATCCTTAAGCTCGCTGGCAAATATTGGTGGAAATTGGCGAACTTATTTGCTCTCTCTGCCAAGATATTTTGCAGTGTTTTTCAATCAAGAAAAATCAAAAGTCCTGGCTGAAAAAGAAGTCCGGTTAGCTCTAAATTATGGGGTTAACAAAAAAGAAATTGGCCAAAAAATTGTCCAATCCCCCATTTTGCCAGAAATCTATGGGCTTGACGCACCTTCAGAAATTTATGAATTTGATATTGAAAAAGCAAAAAACATATTAGAAGAAGCTGGGTTTAAAGACGAAAACCAAGACGGATTAAGGGAAAAGATTATTATTAAAAAACCTGCTTTTGAATTTAAAAGCCGCTTAACAAAAGGGTCAAAAGGAAAAGAAGTAACAGAACTTCAGAAATGCTTGGCTAAGTTTCCAGACATATATCCTGAAGGAGAAATAACCGGCTATTTTGGTGAAAAAACAAAGCAGGCAGTAATTAGATTTCAGGAAAAATATTATGAAGATGTCCTAAAACCATGGGGTTATACAAAAGGAACAGGGACTGTAGGCAAAAGCACCAGAGCCAAATTAAATGAAATCTGCTTCCAAGAACCAGAAGAAATTCTATTGTTAAAGTTTAGCTTAGTAACTGTTGAACAGCTTCAAATGATTAGGGTTGCTGAAATCCTAAAAGAACAATGGAAAATATTAGGAGCAGAAGTTGAAATCCAAACCTTTCCTCTTTTCCAACTAGAGCAGGACTTTATTAAACCAAGAAATTACGAAAGTTTGCTTTTTGGAGAAGTTTTAGGAGCTGTTCCTGACCCTTTTCCTTTCTGGCATTCTTCCCAGAAAAAAGACCCGGGATTAAATTTAGCTTTATATGAGAATAGTAAAGCAGATAAATTATTGGAAGAAAATAGAAAATCTCCAATCCCTGAGACCCGAGCTGAAAAACTATCCCTTTTTCAAGACATCTTAATTGAAGACGTTCCAGTAGTATTTTTGTATAGTCCAGATTATATTTATCTGGTATCAAAAGAAATAAAAGGAATAATAGTAGAAAAAATTGTTGACCCCTCAAAACGTTTCTCAGGAATTGAAAAGTGGTATATCAAAACAAAAAGAGTATGGAAGTGGATTTAA
- a CDS encoding ribonuclease J translates to MKKTQSNLRIIPLGGLGEVGLNMILFEYKGGILIIDMGLGFPGENMPGIDCIIPNISYLKSKEKNILGVFLTHGHYDHIGAIPYIIPRLGPIPMYGGSLTKGMVLKRQEDFPNQPKLNIKEIKDGAKINLGPFRTEFFRLNHNIPDNFGLFINTPVGNIIHTSDFKFDESPVNEPPTDFKKLKKIGRRGILLLMSESTGAEEEESHSRSEKTIFENLDKIFQKAQGRIIAASFASLINRVQQLITLSEKYGRKVAIEGYSMKSNIEIAQTLKIIKAKKGTFIKTKDINKFPDSKITIICTGAQGEEGAVFMRIANREHKFIHLKKGDEVVFSSSVVPGNERTVQILKDAFHRQGAKVFHYKMMDIHASGHAKQEELKEMVRIMKPKFFLPIYGRYSMLVRHAELAEEEGIPRKNILVAENGQIINLDKERISIDKKTVPSNYVMVDGLGIGDVGEVVLRDRQMLAEDGMFVIVAIVDRTTGQVRGSPDIISRGFVYLRESKELLAQTRKKVINIVDKAAGSGGAVNWVYVKDEIRNKIGQFLFSKTKRRPIILPVIIEV, encoded by the coding sequence ATGAAAAAAACTCAATCAAATCTCAGAATAATTCCCCTCGGAGGTTTGGGGGAAGTTGGATTGAATATGATTCTATTTGAATATAAAGGGGGAATTTTGATTATTGATATGGGCCTTGGTTTTCCAGGAGAAAACATGCCAGGAATTGATTGTATTATTCCCAATATCTCTTATCTTAAAAGCAAAGAAAAAAATATTTTAGGAGTTTTTCTTACTCACGGCCATTATGATCATATTGGAGCTATCCCCTATATCATCCCAAGGCTTGGTCCGATCCCAATGTATGGCGGTTCTCTAACCAAAGGAATGGTTTTAAAAAGACAGGAAGATTTTCCTAACCAACCTAAACTTAATATAAAGGAAATAAAAGATGGAGCTAAGATTAACTTAGGGCCGTTTCGAACTGAATTTTTCCGACTCAATCATAACATTCCAGATAATTTTGGATTGTTTATTAATACCCCTGTTGGGAATATTATCCATACCTCTGATTTTAAATTTGACGAATCGCCGGTTAATGAACCTCCAACCGATTTTAAGAAATTAAAAAAGATTGGCCGAAGAGGCATTCTGCTTTTAATGTCTGAATCTACTGGAGCCGAAGAGGAAGAAAGTCATTCCCGTTCTGAGAAAACAATTTTTGAAAATTTAGATAAAATTTTCCAAAAAGCCCAAGGGAGAATTATTGCTGCCTCCTTTGCTTCTCTTATTAACAGGGTTCAGCAATTAATTACTCTCTCAGAAAAATACGGCAGGAAGGTAGCCATTGAAGGATATAGCATGAAAAGTAATATTGAGATTGCTCAGACTTTAAAAATAATCAAAGCCAAAAAAGGAACTTTTATAAAAACAAAAGACATTAACAAATTCCCTGATTCAAAAATAACTATTATTTGTACCGGCGCTCAGGGAGAAGAGGGTGCGGTTTTTATGAGAATCGCCAATCGGGAACATAAATTTATCCACTTAAAAAAGGGAGACGAAGTAGTTTTCTCTTCATCTGTAGTTCCTGGAAATGAAAGAACAGTTCAGATTTTAAAAGATGCATTTCACCGTCAAGGAGCTAAAGTTTTTCACTATAAAATGATGGATATCCATGCCTCAGGTCATGCTAAACAGGAAGAATTAAAAGAAATGGTCAGAATTATGAAACCGAAATTCTTTCTCCCTATTTATGGCCGCTATTCAATGTTAGTTAGGCATGCTGAGTTAGCCGAAGAAGAAGGAATACCCAGAAAAAACATCCTAGTAGCTGAAAATGGCCAAATAATTAATTTAGACAAAGAGAGAATCTCTATAGATAAAAAAACTGTCCCCTCAAATTATGTTATGGTTGATGGTTTGGGTATTGGAGATGTTGGCGAGGTTGTTCTAAGAGATCGCCAAATGCTGGCAGAAGATGGGATGTTTGTTATTGTGGCAATTGTGGATAGGACTACTGGTCAAGTAAGGGGTTCTCCTGATATAATATCAAGAGGGTTCGTTTATTTAAGAGAATCAAAGGAATTGCTTGCTCAAACCCGGAAAAAAGTAATTAATATTGTGGATAAAGCAGCTGGAAGCGGCGGAGCTGTTAACTGGGTCTACGTTAAAGACGAAATCAGAAATAAGATTGGCCAATTTCTCTTTTCAAAAACCAAAAGAAGACCAATAATATTACCAGTAATAATCGAAGTTTAA
- a CDS encoding phage holin family protein: MYIGKPLFHIISGALGLFLAAKFVPGVEFYGTFLMLLIIGGVLGLINFSLKPILKAISLPLRILTFGLFSLVINMGLVWLMEILFPRDLEITGLLPLFWTTVIIWALNFIFGLYTPKRRRIVEIIE; the protein is encoded by the coding sequence ATGTATATAGGAAAACCCCTCTTTCATATTATCTCTGGGGCCTTAGGTCTTTTTTTGGCTGCTAAGTTTGTTCCAGGAGTAGAATTTTATGGCACTTTTTTAATGCTTTTGATAATTGGAGGAGTTTTAGGTCTTATTAATTTTTCTCTTAAACCAATTTTAAAAGCAATCTCCCTGCCTTTAAGAATCTTAACTTTTGGCCTATTTAGTTTAGTGATAAATATGGGCTTGGTCTGGCTAATGGAGATTCTTTTCCCAAGAGATTTAGAAATTACTGGTCTCCTTCCCCTTTTCTGGACAACAGTCATAATCTGGGCCTTAAACTTTATTTTCGGTCTCTATACTCCAAAAAGAAGGAGAATTGTAGAAATTATTGAATAA
- the groL gene encoding chaperonin GroEL (60 kDa chaperone family; promotes refolding of misfolded polypeptides especially under stressful conditions; forms two stacked rings of heptamers to form a barrel-shaped 14mer; ends can be capped by GroES; misfolded proteins enter the barrel where they are refolded when GroES binds): MAKQIKFQEEARKKIKTGADKLADAVKVTLGPKGRNVVLDKGFGTPTITNDGVTIAKEIELEDKIENLGAEILKEVAEKTNDVAGDGTTTAVVLAQAIVSEGLKNVAAGANPLALRRGIEKGVERVVEELKKMAKKITTKEEIAQVATISAESKEIGNLIAEVMDEVGKDGVITVEESKTFGLEKEIVKGLQFDQGYISPYMITNAERMEAVYEDPFILVTDKKISSINEIVPVLEKIAQKGKKELVIIAEDIEGEALATLVVNKLRGIFNTLAVKTPGFGDRKKEMLQDIAIITGAQLISEEVGLKLENIEMNMLGSARRVVSTKENTTVIEGRGKKEDIEARVGQIKRELEATESEFDKEKLQDRLAKLVGGVAVIKVGAATEVEQKGKQHKTEDALSATRAAVEEGVVPGGGVALLRASSVLEEVEVKGEEKTGSNILKRVLEEPIRQIAQNAGVDGAVVAQKVKEDGEGFGFNAETLKYENLMESGIVDPTKVVRSALQNAASAASMFLTTECVVAERKEEKGKEMPQMPGMGY, encoded by the coding sequence ATGGCAAAACAAATTAAATTTCAAGAAGAAGCAAGAAAAAAAATAAAAACAGGAGCAGATAAATTGGCTGATGCAGTTAAAGTTACCTTAGGTCCTAAAGGAAGGAATGTTGTTTTGGATAAGGGCTTTGGAACTCCCACTATTACTAATGACGGGGTGACTATTGCTAAAGAGATTGAATTGGAAGACAAGATTGAAAATTTAGGGGCTGAAATTCTTAAAGAGGTGGCTGAGAAAACTAATGATGTTGCTGGCGATGGTACTACCACTGCTGTGGTTTTAGCTCAGGCAATAGTTTCTGAAGGTCTAAAAAATGTAGCTGCTGGAGCTAACCCTTTAGCTCTTAGGAGAGGCATTGAGAAAGGAGTAGAAAGAGTGGTAGAGGAACTAAAGAAAATGGCAAAAAAAATTACCACCAAAGAAGAAATTGCCCAAGTAGCAACTATTTCTGCTGAAAGCAAAGAAATTGGTAATTTAATTGCTGAAGTTATGGATGAAGTTGGCAAGGACGGGGTAATAACAGTTGAGGAATCAAAAACTTTCGGTCTTGAAAAAGAAATTGTCAAAGGGCTTCAATTTGACCAGGGTTATATTTCTCCATATATGATTACTAATGCCGAAAGAATGGAGGCGGTTTATGAAGACCCTTTTATTTTGGTTACTGACAAAAAAATCTCATCTATTAATGAGATTGTTCCTGTTTTGGAAAAAATAGCTCAAAAAGGTAAAAAAGAATTAGTAATTATTGCTGAAGACATAGAAGGTGAAGCCCTGGCTACCTTGGTGGTTAATAAACTTCGGGGAATTTTCAACACTTTAGCAGTTAAAACTCCAGGGTTTGGAGATAGAAAAAAAGAGATGCTCCAAGATATAGCCATTATTACCGGAGCTCAGCTGATCTCAGAAGAAGTTGGCTTGAAGTTGGAAAATATTGAAATGAACATGTTAGGTTCGGCTAGAAGGGTTGTTTCAACTAAAGAAAATACTACGGTTATTGAAGGCAGAGGAAAGAAAGAAGATATTGAAGCTCGGGTTGGGCAAATTAAGAGAGAACTTGAAGCCACTGAATCTGAATTTGATAAAGAAAAACTGCAGGATAGACTAGCAAAGTTAGTTGGCGGAGTAGCAGTAATTAAAGTTGGGGCTGCGACTGAGGTTGAACAGAAAGGAAAACAACACAAAACAGAAGATGCGCTGTCCGCAACCAGAGCTGCGGTTGAAGAAGGGGTTGTTCCTGGAGGAGGAGTAGCTTTATTAAGGGCAAGTTCGGTTTTAGAAGAAGTGGAGGTTAAGGGTGAAGAAAAAACAGGAAGTAATATTCTAAAAAGAGTTTTAGAAGAGCCAATTAGGCAAATTGCTCAAAATGCCGGCGTTGACGGGGCAGTGGTAGCTCAGAAAGTTAAGGAAGATGGAGAGGGATTTGGTTTTAATGCTGAAACCCTAAAGTATGAGAATTTAATGGAGTCAGGGATTGTGGATCCAACTAAAGTTGTTAGGTCTGCTCTTCAAAATGCTGCTTCAGCAGCTAGTATGTTTTTGACTACTGAATGTGTTGTTGCTGAACGAAAAGAGGAAAAAGGAAAAGAAATGCCTCAAATGCCTGGCATGGGATATTAA
- a CDS encoding glucose-6-phosphate isomerase, whose product MEVDLKDKTPDIRYLHDMKDVIYDKEWLKTAPNLELYYMYRGLKKKGELRYDITVVPPQMLGEEFVRTKGNRNSKNFPELYIVLEGEAIFLMQKTKGKAIEIVEDVIAVKAKPGDSINISAEYAVVMINPSQKTLKTANWVSEKNENIYEELGAMKGACYFYTKKGWIKNKNYKKVPKLRFEKPRKSIPKNLDFLKG is encoded by the coding sequence ATGGAAGTGGATTTAAAAGATAAAACACCAGACATCCGTTATCTCCATGATATGAAGGATGTTATCTATGACAAAGAGTGGCTTAAAACAGCTCCTAATCTTGAACTTTATTATATGTATAGAGGATTAAAAAAGAAAGGAGAATTAAGATATGATATCACCGTTGTCCCCCCCCAAATGTTAGGAGAAGAATTTGTCCGAACTAAAGGTAATCGGAACTCAAAAAACTTTCCAGAACTCTATATAGTTTTAGAAGGGGAAGCAATCTTTTTAATGCAAAAAACTAAAGGCAAAGCTATTGAAATTGTTGAGGATGTTATAGCAGTGAAAGCCAAGCCGGGAGATTCCATAAATATATCTGCTGAATATGCCGTTGTAATGATAAACCCCTCTCAAAAAACTCTAAAAACAGCAAATTGGGTTTCTGAAAAAAATGAAAATATTTATGAGGAACTGGGAGCAATGAAAGGAGCGTGCTATTTCTATACTAAAAAGGGTTGGATTAAAAATAAAAATTATAAAAAAGTTCCTAAGCTCCGTTTTGAAAAACCCAGAAAATCAATCCCGAAAAACTTGGACTTTTTAAAAGGTTAA
- the uvrA gene encoding excinuclease ABC subunit UvrA, producing the protein MEKDVIKIRGAKVHNLKNINIDIPRNKLVVITGISGSGKSSLAFDTLYAEGQRRYVESLSAYARQFLGVMDKPEVERIEGVSPAISIDQRKAAHNPRSTVGTITEIYDYLRLLFARVGKPHCPKCKKPISRQTVDQIVEQVLKLPQKSEITVLGPVVRSQKGEHQGTLEEIQRGGFVRVRVDGIIYRVEEILGKSLDRNKKHNIEVVVDRLVIGEDLEKSRLIDSLEIGLRIGKGIVTVGQRTRNKEQRTNDLTFSERFACEECGISLPELEPRLFSFNSPYGACLGCMGLGEKLEVDPKLIIPNPNLTIAEGAIRPLVRASNKIGRRSYFRAKRENKVLPKAGSYFWWQLSDLANRYNFSLDQPVGTLSEKILDIVLYGNKDFEGVIPSLERKYHETNSDWTRQEIEQYMVKRQCPKCLGKRLKPEVLAVTVAGKSIDEIVGMPIDKVKVFFGVRPESDPKVAQPIIKEILSRLQFLIDVGLDYLTLDRKAATLAGGEEERIRLATQIGSKLTGVLYILDEPSIGLHPRDQGRLIGTLKKLRDLGNTVIIVEHDNQTIRAADWVIDVGPGAGKHGGRIVFKGTPKQLLKSKTLTGEYLSGRKRVEVTSEKSKIKTPVSAKASAGKQNYLIIKGAQEHNLKNIDVRIPLGKFVCITGVSGSGKSSLMDDILARALLKKFYKTKEEPGKHKKILGSEFLNKVVLVDQSPIGRTPRSDPATYTGAFSYIRELFSKTREARVRGYSPGRFSFNVKGGRCEACEGQGRIKVEMYFLPDVYVECKECKGKRYNKEALEIEYKGKNIAEVLEMTVEEALDFFKNIPGLSQKLKTLNEVGLSYVQLGQPAPSLSGGEAQRVKLATELSRKSTGKTLYILDEPTTGLHPDDIKKLIKVLRELVNKGNTVLTIEHNGDVIKNTDWCIDLGPEGGDEGGQIVAEGTPLEITKTKKSYTGKYLKIKT; encoded by the coding sequence ATGGAAAAGGATGTTATTAAAATTCGGGGGGCTAAGGTTCATAATCTAAAGAATATTAATATTGATATTCCCAGGAATAAATTGGTGGTGATTACCGGGATTTCAGGTTCCGGCAAGTCCTCCTTGGCTTTTGATACTTTATATGCTGAAGGGCAGAGAAGATATGTTGAAAGCTTGTCTGCCTACGCCAGGCAGTTTTTAGGAGTAATGGATAAGCCCGAGGTAGAAAGAATTGAAGGGGTAAGTCCGGCTATTTCTATTGACCAAAGAAAAGCAGCTCATAACCCCCGTTCCACAGTGGGCACAATAACGGAGATTTACGATTATCTCCGTCTTTTATTTGCCAGAGTTGGAAAGCCCCACTGTCCAAAATGTAAAAAGCCAATTTCCCGGCAGACAGTTGACCAGATTGTTGAGCAGGTTTTGAAACTTCCTCAAAAATCAGAGATTACTGTTTTAGGTCCGGTAGTTCGTTCCCAAAAAGGAGAACATCAAGGGACTCTGGAGGAAATTCAAAGAGGAGGATTTGTTAGGGTAAGAGTTGATGGAATAATTTACAGGGTTGAAGAAATATTAGGAAAAAGTTTAGACAGAAATAAAAAACACAATATTGAAGTAGTGGTGGATAGATTAGTGATTGGAGAGGACTTAGAAAAATCAAGATTGATTGATTCTTTGGAAATTGGCTTGAGGATCGGGAAAGGCATAGTGACAGTAGGTCAGAGAACGAGGAACAAAGAACAAAGAACAAATGATTTAACATTTAGTGAGCGTTTTGCTTGTGAAGAATGCGGCATTTCTTTGCCTGAATTGGAGCCGCGTCTTTTTTCATTTAATAGTCCTTATGGTGCCTGCCTAGGATGTATGGGATTAGGTGAGAAATTAGAAGTTGACCCAAAGTTAATTATTCCAAATCCAAACTTAACTATTGCTGAAGGAGCAATTAGGCCCTTGGTGCGGGCTTCAAATAAAATTGGCAGACGGAGTTATTTTCGAGCGAAGCGAGAAAATAAGGTTCTACCGAAGGCAGGTTCTTATTTTTGGTGGCAGCTTTCTGATTTAGCAAATAGATATAATTTTTCTTTGGACCAACCAGTTGGGACTTTGTCTGAGAAAATTTTAGATATTGTCCTTTACGGAAATAAAGATTTTGAAGGCGTAATTCCTAGTCTTGAAAGAAAGTATCATGAAACTAATTCCGACTGGACCCGTCAGGAAATTGAACAGTATATGGTAAAAAGACAATGTCCCAAATGTTTGGGAAAAAGATTAAAACCAGAAGTGTTAGCGGTGACAGTAGCTGGCAAGTCAATTGATGAAATAGTAGGGATGCCAATCGATAAAGTAAAAGTTTTTTTTGGAGTCAGACCCGAGTCTGACCCCAAAGTGGCTCAGCCTATAATTAAGGAAATTCTAAGTCGCCTTCAATTTTTAATTGATGTTGGGCTTGATTATTTAACTTTGGACAGGAAAGCCGCTACCTTGGCCGGCGGCGAGGAAGAAAGGATAAGATTAGCCACCCAAATTGGTTCAAAATTAACTGGAGTTTTATATATTTTAGATGAGCCCTCAATAGGTCTTCATCCAAGAGACCAGGGAAGATTGATTGGGACACTTAAAAAATTAAGAGATCTTGGCAATACGGTAATTATCGTTGAGCACGATAATCAAACCATTCGCGCGGCTGACTGGGTAATTGACGTTGGTCCCGGAGCAGGAAAGCACGGCGGCCGGATTGTTTTTAAGGGGACACCAAAACAATTACTAAAGTCAAAAACTTTAACAGGTGAATATTTATCAGGGCGGAAGAGGGTTGAAGTGACGTCAGAAAAATCAAAAATCAAAACTCCCGTCTCCGCTAAAGCTTCGGCGGGCAAGCAAAACTATTTAATAATTAAAGGGGCTCAGGAGCATAATCTAAAAAATATTGATGTTAGAATTCCGCTTGGTAAATTTGTTTGTATAACTGGAGTTTCTGGGTCAGGGAAAAGCTCTCTAATGGATGATATTTTAGCCCGAGCTTTGCTTAAAAAATTTTACAAAACAAAAGAAGAGCCAGGTAAACACAAGAAGATTTTAGGCAGTGAGTTTTTAAATAAGGTTGTTTTAGTTGACCAATCCCCAATTGGTCGAACGCCCCGTTCTGATCCAGCAACTTATACTGGCGCCTTTTCTTACATCAGAGAACTTTTTTCAAAGACCCGGGAAGCCAGAGTTAGGGGCTATTCGCCCGGCCGTTTTAGTTTTAATGTGAAAGGCGGTAGGTGCGAGGCCTGTGAAGGTCAAGGCCGGATTAAAGTTGAAATGTATTTTTTGCCAGATGTTTATGTTGAATGTAAAGAATGCAAGGGAAAAAGATATAATAAAGAAGCCCTTGAAATTGAATACAAGGGAAAAAACATTGCTGAGGTTTTAGAAATGACAGTTGAAGAAGCCTTAGATTTTTTCAAAAACATCCCTGGTCTTTCCCAGAAATTAAAAACCTTAAATGAAGTTGGCCTATCCTATGTTCAACTTGGACAGCCGGCCCCCTCTTTATCTGGAGGAGAAGCCCAAAGAGTAAAATTAGCTACTGAGCTTTCCAGAAAGTCCACTGGTAAAACTTTATATATCTTAGACGAACCAACAACTGGTCTTCACCCGGATGATATTAAAAAATTGATTAAGGTCTTAAGAGAATTAGTTAATAAAGGTAACACTGTTTTAACGATTGAGCACAACGGAGACGTTATCAAGAACACGGACTGGTGCATAGATCTTGGTCCCGAAGGAGGGGACGAAGGCGGCCAAATCGTTGCCGAAGGCACGCCCTTAGAAATCACCAAAACCAAAAAAAGCTACACTGGCAAGTATTTGAAGATAAAGACTTGA